The Nitrospira tepida genome includes a window with the following:
- a CDS encoding cold shock domain-containing protein, whose product MDLEIQSRNVAMTPRWKTEIEERMADLQRGHADMLHARVSLIKNRRHKKLKNVAEATVVITLPRRQVVTARKEDKTFEEAIRAAFAAVQTELQKFRDKRTSKDLRLPPLPPSRGVVCKLFPKSGYGFILQEGGGEVYFHKNALRGLAFDELEDGTEVLFNVEQGEKGPQATTVQPLPALSHV is encoded by the coding sequence ATGGACCTTGAAATTCAAAGCCGCAATGTCGCCATGACGCCACGATGGAAAACCGAGATCGAAGAGCGGATGGCGGACCTTCAACGCGGGCATGCGGACATGTTGCATGCTCGGGTCAGCCTGATCAAGAACCGGCGTCACAAAAAGCTGAAGAATGTCGCCGAGGCGACGGTCGTGATCACGCTCCCGAGACGGCAGGTGGTCACGGCGCGCAAGGAGGACAAGACCTTCGAGGAGGCGATCCGGGCCGCTTTTGCCGCGGTCCAGACCGAGTTGCAGAAGTTTCGCGACAAGCGGACCAGCAAAGACCTGCGCCTTCCGCCCCTGCCGCCGTCGCGCGGCGTGGTCTGCAAGCTCTTTCCCAAGTCCGGCTACGGGTTCATTCTTCAGGAAGGGGGCGGGGAAGTCTACTTTCATAAGAACGCCTTACGGGGCTTGGCCTTTGACGAGCTGGAGGACGGCACGGAAGTCCTCTTCAACGTCGAGCAGGGGGAGAAGGGGCCGCAGGCGACGACGGTCCAGCCCCTGCCCGCCCTTTCCCACGTGTAA